A portion of the Anaerolineae bacterium genome contains these proteins:
- a CDS encoding DedA family protein encodes MHAIEEQIVLFLQQLFQTIGWTGVVIAMAIESACIPLPSEIVMPLAGWMLVQAQGYSPWHTAWAGFFGALGCTIGSVLTYWFGAKGGRPILLRYGKYILISKHDIYMADRWFERYGESTAFFSRLMPIVRTFISLPAGVARMNFPRFVVLTFVGSFLWCWGLAYAGYVFGEHWREVREIMRPFDIPIAIALLALAAWYIYRHVKRFNELEKE; translated from the coding sequence ATGCATGCCATTGAGGAGCAGATAGTCCTTTTTCTTCAGCAACTATTCCAGACAATAGGCTGGACTGGCGTGGTCATAGCTATGGCCATAGAAAGCGCTTGTATCCCTCTGCCCAGCGAAATAGTGATGCCCCTTGCGGGCTGGATGCTGGTGCAGGCCCAGGGCTATTCGCCCTGGCACACCGCCTGGGCGGGCTTTTTCGGAGCTTTGGGTTGCACCATCGGCTCAGTCCTGACCTACTGGTTCGGAGCTAAAGGCGGTAGACCTATTCTCCTGCGCTACGGAAAATACATCCTCATCTCCAAACACGATATCTATATGGCTGATAGATGGTTTGAGAGGTATGGTGAATCCACGGCCTTCTTTTCCAGGCTTATGCCCATTGTCCGCACCTTTATTTCCCTCCCAGCTGGTGTGGCCAGAATGAATTTCCCCCGCTTCGTGGTTCTAACGTTCGTCGGCTCTTTCCTATGGTGCTGGGGTCTGGCCTATGCCGGCTACGTCTTCGGGGAGCACTGGAGGGAAGTGAGAGAGATAATGCGCCCCTTTGACATCCCCATCGCTATTGCTCTGCTGGCTCTGGCAGCCTGGTATATTTACCGGCATGTAAAGCGCTTTAACGAGCTGGAAAAGGAATAA
- the fusA gene encoding elongation factor G: protein MSVEKIRNVALIAHGGAGKTSLSEALLYDSGAIKRLGKVDEGNTVSDYDPEEIRRKMSVNTSILPCEWRGYKINILDTPGYMDFVGEVLGALRVCEGAVVVVDASAGVEVGTEMVWTYADERQLPRFVFVNKMDRENADFLRVVNEVAEKFGVNVIPIQLPLGSEASFSGIVDLVRMKAYAGSEAREMEIPSQFRELAEEYRTRLMEAAAENDDELIVKYLEGEPLTEEEIKRGLALGVKSRKFVLALCGAATLDIGGRALLDAIVDYFPSPAEVEVQTESGETLKADENGPLAVLVFKTFADPYVGKLSYFKVYSGVMSSDSRVFNARAGEEERIGQLFFLRGKEQTPVKQVGPGDIGAVAKLSVTVTGDTLCDKGHLIVLPGIKYPEPLFSVAVAPKTKADLDKLSNVLNRLVEEDPTLQVKREFSTGETILSGMGESHVDIAIRKLQDKFGVGVVTSLPKVPYRETITRVARAQGKYKKQTGGRGQYGDVWLRLEPLPRGAGFEFAEEIFGGAVPKQYIPAVEKGLKEAIQSGVLAGFPVVDIKAVLYDGSYHPVDSSELAFKIATHLGFKKAMEQAGPILLEPIMNVTITVPEQFTGDVLGNLNTKRARVMGMDQKKGTAIIRAQVPLAEMQRYATELRSLTQGRGVFSMEFSHYEEVPSHIAQTIIEQARKEKEAQQEKK, encoded by the coding sequence ATGAGTGTGGAGAAGATTCGGAACGTGGCTCTTATAGCCCACGGTGGAGCAGGGAAAACTTCCCTTTCCGAAGCCCTCCTTTACGATAGCGGAGCGATAAAGAGGCTCGGGAAAGTGGACGAAGGCAACACTGTTTCCGACTACGACCCGGAGGAGATAAGGCGGAAAATGTCCGTAAACACCTCCATTCTTCCCTGCGAGTGGAGGGGGTACAAGATAAATATCCTGGACACTCCTGGATACATGGACTTCGTGGGGGAGGTGCTTGGGGCTCTGAGAGTATGTGAAGGAGCAGTAGTGGTGGTGGATGCGTCCGCCGGAGTAGAAGTAGGAACTGAGATGGTCTGGACTTATGCTGATGAACGCCAGTTGCCTCGCTTTGTTTTCGTTAACAAAATGGATCGGGAAAATGCTGATTTCTTGCGGGTTGTGAATGAAGTTGCCGAAAAATTTGGCGTGAACGTTATCCCAATCCAACTTCCTCTGGGCAGCGAAGCCTCTTTCTCCGGCATTGTAGATCTTGTAAGAATGAAAGCTTACGCAGGCTCAGAAGCCAGAGAAATGGAAATCCCCTCTCAGTTCAGAGAACTGGCCGAGGAATACCGCACCAGGCTCATGGAGGCGGCCGCTGAAAACGATGATGAACTCATAGTTAAATATCTGGAAGGCGAACCCCTCACTGAAGAGGAAATAAAGAGAGGTCTTGCTCTTGGAGTTAAAAGCCGCAAGTTTGTGCTGGCCCTGTGCGGTGCGGCCACTCTGGATATAGGCGGGAGAGCCCTTCTGGATGCTATTGTGGATTACTTCCCCTCGCCAGCGGAGGTGGAAGTGCAGACAGAAAGCGGCGAAACCTTAAAGGCGGATGAAAACGGACCCTTGGCTGTTCTCGTCTTCAAAACTTTCGCCGACCCCTACGTTGGTAAGCTTTCTTACTTCAAGGTTTATTCGGGAGTAATGAGTTCCGATTCCAGGGTCTTTAACGCCCGCGCTGGTGAAGAAGAGCGCATAGGGCAGCTTTTCTTCCTGAGGGGAAAGGAGCAGACCCCTGTCAAGCAGGTGGGGCCTGGAGACATAGGAGCTGTGGCCAAGTTATCCGTAACTGTCACCGGCGATACCCTTTGCGATAAAGGCCATTTGATCGTCTTGCCCGGCATAAAATATCCCGAACCCCTTTTCTCGGTGGCTGTGGCTCCCAAAACCAAAGCCGACCTGGACAAGCTCAGCAACGTCCTCAACCGCCTGGTGGAGGAAGACCCAACCCTCCAGGTGAAGCGGGAGTTCTCTACCGGCGAGACCATCCTCTCAGGTATGGGCGAATCCCATGTGGATATTGCTATCCGCAAGCTCCAGGATAAATTCGGGGTGGGGGTTGTCACTTCCCTTCCCAAAGTCCCTTATCGGGAAACCATAACCAGAGTGGCGAGAGCTCAGGGTAAATACAAAAAGCAGACCGGTGGCCGTGGGCAGTACGGAGATGTCTGGCTTAGGCTTGAGCCTCTTCCCAGGGGAGCAGGCTTTGAGTTCGCTGAGGAAATTTTCGGTGGAGCAGTGCCCAAACAATACATTCCGGCCGTGGAAAAGGGGTTGAAAGAGGCTATCCAGAGCGGAGTTCTAGCGGGCTTCCCGGTAGTGGACATAAAGGCAGTCCTCTACGACGGCTCCTACCACCCGGTGGACTCCTCCGAGCTTGCCTTCAAGATAGCCACTCATCTTGGGTTTAAGAAGGCGATGGAGCAGGCTGGCCCCATTCTCCTTGAGCCCATCATGAACGTCACTATAACCGTTCCAGAGCAGTTTACAGGCGACGTTTTGGGCAACCTCAACACCAAACGGGCCAGAGTCATGGGCATGGACCAGAAAAAGGGCACAGCCATAATCAGAGCACAAGTCCCTCTGGCGGAAATGCAGCGCTACGCCACCGAACTGCGCTCCCTTACCCAGGGCCGGGGCGTTTTCTCCATGGAATTCTCCCACTATGAAGAAGTCCCCTCTCACATTGCCCAGACCATAATTGAGCAGGCTCGCAAGGAGAAGGAGGCTCAGCAAGAGAAAAAGTAA
- a CDS encoding SRPBCC family protein produces MPVIERTFWVKAPIEKVFALLADHSKDPAWLPGLEESRNFQGQGVGATWEWTYRMAGITFHGTGHVVEHEPPYRHVVETKGGAISTWAWTLEPEGEGTKVHLRLEYSVPVVVLGKVAEKILLAQNEKAADEGAANLKRMLEE; encoded by the coding sequence GTGCCCGTAATAGAGCGAACTTTCTGGGTCAAAGCTCCTATAGAAAAAGTTTTTGCCCTCTTAGCCGATCACTCCAAAGACCCGGCTTGGCTCCCGGGTTTGGAGGAAAGCCGTAACTTTCAGGGCCAGGGGGTCGGGGCTACGTGGGAGTGGACCTACCGGATGGCAGGTATAACTTTCCACGGGACCGGGCATGTAGTGGAGCATGAGCCGCCATATCGCCACGTGGTGGAAACAAAAGGAGGAGCTATCAGCACCTGGGCCTGGACTCTGGAGCCGGAAGGGGAGGGAACAAAAGTTCACCTCCGGCTGGAGTATTCGGTACCGGTGGTTGTCCTGGGCAAGGTAGCAGAAAAGATCCTCTTAGCTCAGAACGAAAAAGCTGCCGATGAAGGGGCGGCAAATTTAAAGCGCATGCTGGAGGAATGA